In the genome of Persephonella sp. KM09-Lau-8, one region contains:
- a CDS encoding Trm112 family protein has protein sequence MIPEELIKILACPECKGELLYLKDTFICENCMLKFEIIDDIPDFLPDDAKKITQEELEKLKK, from the coding sequence ATGATACCTGAAGAACTTATCAAGATACTTGCCTGCCCTGAGTGCAAAGGAGAGCTTTTATACCTGAAAGATACTTTTATATGTGAAAACTGTATGCTTAAGTTTGAGATTATAGATGATATTCCTGATTTCCTTCCAGATGATGCCAAAAAAATAACACAGGAAGAGCTTGAAAAACTAAAAAAATGA
- a CDS encoding ABC transporter substrate-binding protein: MKDNVLAFLKAILLIIILFLPVYLITPSQEQNSEYSIQKINPDQFHVEIGIEGGTLKRALAGDAKTLNPVMAQETTSTAMIGVLFNGLTKTNVKTLLPEPDLAESWERDKTGTVWIFHLRKNAKWFDGKPVTADDVVFTYNQIYYNPEIPSSVKDMLYIEGKKFIVEKIDEHTVKFKIPKPFAPFLQAVGASILPKHILEESVKNKTFTSTWGVNTDPKKIIGTGPYKLVEYVIGQYAIYERNPYYWEKDQKGQKLPYITKIKAQIIGDPDVRLIKFISGEIDYYGVRPSDLPELLPKAKEKNFTIYNLGPTPSTTFIVFNQNPKAPIPEYKLKWFRNKKFRQAISYAVDRRGIINIAYNGLAYPIYTGVTPANRRLYDENYYPKYPFNLKKAKQLLIEAGFHEGKDGYLYDAEGHKLQFTLITNSGNKEREIIGNILKDDLKRIGIEVNFQAIDFNNLVSRLMSNYDWEAVIIGLTGSMDPYFGQNVWLSSGHLHMWYPAQKKPATKWEAEIDRLFQQAAVELDPKKRDMLYKKAFKIIGEEQPMIFIAAPEELLAVKNKLKNVFPTVWGWYKDEYVYIKP, from the coding sequence ATGAAGGATAATGTTCTGGCCTTTTTAAAGGCTATTTTGCTTATTATTATTCTTTTTCTGCCTGTATATCTTATTACTCCATCCCAGGAGCAGAACTCTGAATACAGCATTCAAAAGATAAACCCAGACCAGTTTCATGTTGAAATAGGAATTGAAGGGGGAACACTCAAAAGAGCCCTTGCAGGAGATGCAAAAACCCTCAATCCTGTAATGGCACAGGAAACAACTTCGACAGCGATGATAGGAGTGCTGTTTAACGGTCTGACCAAAACCAATGTAAAAACGCTTCTACCTGAACCTGACCTTGCAGAAAGCTGGGAAAGGGACAAAACAGGAACCGTATGGATTTTTCATCTGAGAAAAAATGCAAAATGGTTTGATGGAAAACCTGTTACTGCTGATGATGTTGTATTTACCTATAACCAGATATATTACAATCCGGAGATCCCCAGTTCAGTTAAGGATATGCTTTATATAGAAGGGAAAAAATTTATTGTTGAAAAGATTGACGAACACACAGTTAAATTTAAAATTCCAAAGCCGTTTGCTCCTTTTTTACAGGCTGTTGGAGCTTCAATATTACCTAAACATATCTTAGAAGAAAGTGTAAAAAATAAGACCTTTACATCAACATGGGGAGTAAACACAGACCCTAAAAAGATTATAGGTACAGGTCCCTATAAACTTGTAGAGTATGTGATAGGCCAGTATGCCATATATGAAAGAAATCCTTACTACTGGGAAAAAGACCAAAAAGGGCAGAAACTTCCTTATATAACAAAAATAAAAGCCCAGATAATAGGTGACCCTGATGTTAGATTAATAAAATTTATTTCTGGAGAAATTGATTATTATGGAGTTCGCCCCTCTGACCTTCCTGAACTATTACCAAAGGCTAAAGAAAAAAACTTTACGATTTATAATCTGGGTCCCACACCATCCACAACTTTTATAGTTTTTAACCAGAATCCTAAGGCTCCCATTCCAGAATACAAACTAAAATGGTTTAGAAATAAAAAATTCAGACAGGCAATTTCATACGCCGTTGATAGAAGGGGGATTATAAACATAGCCTACAACGGTCTTGCATATCCGATTTATACCGGCGTTACACCTGCGAACAGAAGACTTTATGATGAAAACTATTACCCTAAATACCCATTTAATCTGAAAAAAGCAAAACAGCTTTTAATAGAAGCAGGTTTTCATGAGGGAAAAGATGGGTATCTGTATGATGCTGAAGGGCACAAATTACAGTTTACTCTTATAACGAACTCAGGAAATAAAGAAAGGGAAATAATCGGAAATATCCTGAAAGACGACCTGAAAAGAATAGGCATTGAAGTAAACTTTCAGGCTATAGATTTTAATAACCTTGTAAGCAGGCTTATGTCTAACTATGACTGGGAAGCAGTAATAATCGGATTGACTGGTAGTATGGATCCATATTTTGGCCAGAATGTATGGCTTTCGTCTGGACATCTGCACATGTGGTATCCTGCCCAGAAAAAACCTGCAACAAAATGGGAAGCAGAAATAGACAGGTTGTTCCAGCAGGCTGCTGTAGAACTTGACCCTAAAAAGAGAGATATGCTTTATAAAAAGGCTTTCAAAATAATAGGAGAGGAGCAGCCGATGATATTTATAGCTGCTCCTGAAGAACTTCTTGCTGTTAAAAATAAACTTAAAAATGTGTTTCCTACCGTCTGGGGGTGGTATAAAGATGAGTATGTTTATATAAAACCATAA
- a CDS encoding class II aldolase/adducin family protein yields the protein MNIIEEIIFTGMVLYKEGLVNSHAGNISVRDGDTIYITRTGAMLGYLTENDIVKVPVDKTSDLDKIASSELIVHRAVYQKTNYKAIIHAHPVNAVALSFKLKEKFVPVDNEGKLFLKEVPILPEYPSASPELAEAVSDFFADNPHNIIIIKTHGSFAAHNSLNYALKLTSDLEFCAKVFNIVSH from the coding sequence ATGAATATAATAGAAGAAATCATATTTACAGGAATGGTTCTATATAAAGAAGGCCTTGTTAATTCCCATGCAGGTAATATCAGTGTTAGAGATGGGGACACTATTTATATCACGAGAACCGGTGCAATGCTTGGATATCTGACGGAAAATGATATTGTCAAAGTTCCTGTAGATAAGACTTCGGATTTAGATAAAATAGCTTCCTCGGAACTTATCGTTCACAGAGCCGTTTATCAAAAAACTAACTACAAAGCTATCATTCATGCCCATCCTGTTAATGCAGTAGCTCTGAGTTTCAAACTTAAGGAAAAATTTGTTCCTGTTGATAATGAAGGAAAATTATTTCTAAAGGAAGTCCCTATATTACCTGAATATCCCAGTGCCTCTCCTGAACTGGCTGAAGCTGTTTCTGATTTTTTTGCTGATAATCCACATAACATTATCATCATAAAAACCCATGGCAGTTTTGCTGCACATAATTCTCTCAATTATGCTTTAAAGCTAACATCTGACCTTGAGTTCTGTGCAAAAGTTTTTAATATTGTAAGTCATTGA
- a CDS encoding polysaccharide deacetylase family protein: protein MKRLKLLSKLTILLNTITAAFLLLISIKAYAGYATVLIYHRFDEDKYPTTSVSTEIFEKQMKYLKENGYKVIPLKQLIYYLETKKEIPPRTVVITIDDGYRSTMKAYRILKKYGFPFTVFLGMEGIDRYPAFLTKEELEILKKDKLVSFGNHSYSHARFARLMTKMSPEEYEEFIRKDTQKAERKLKKLLGYIPKVYAYPYGEYTKPYIKVLKSMGYKAMLSQDPQNVDKNTPLYLIQRQAIVGSWASMKHFKIVLNTEVLPVISHTPDIGYLSKNPPEIIQVKIKNPRIYKNCQIYLTEIGWERAKRKDDILYIDGIQKLRKWRNRIGVKCFNSRTGKRATFFWSVYTR from the coding sequence TTGAAAAGATTAAAATTGTTATCAAAACTAACAATCTTACTAAATACGATAACTGCCGCCTTTCTCCTGCTTATATCCATTAAGGCTTATGCAGGATACGCAACAGTTTTAATCTATCACAGATTTGACGAGGATAAATATCCTACAACCTCTGTATCAACAGAAATTTTTGAAAAACAGATGAAGTATCTTAAAGAAAATGGTTACAAGGTAATTCCATTAAAACAGCTTATTTACTATCTTGAAACTAAAAAGGAAATTCCTCCAAGAACCGTTGTGATAACAATAGATGATGGTTACCGCTCAACTATGAAAGCATATAGAATACTGAAAAAATACGGTTTTCCATTTACCGTTTTTCTGGGAATGGAAGGAATTGATAGATACCCTGCATTTCTGACAAAAGAGGAGCTTGAAATACTAAAAAAAGACAAACTTGTTTCATTTGGGAATCATTCATACTCCCATGCCAGATTTGCCAGACTAATGACAAAAATGTCCCCTGAGGAATATGAAGAATTTATTAGAAAAGATACACAAAAGGCAGAAAGAAAGCTTAAGAAACTACTGGGATATATTCCTAAAGTATATGCATACCCGTATGGAGAATACACAAAACCATATATAAAAGTTCTGAAATCTATGGGATATAAAGCAATGCTTTCTCAAGACCCTCAAAATGTGGACAAAAACACTCCCCTATATCTGATACAGAGGCAAGCAATTGTTGGCAGCTGGGCAAGTATGAAACATTTTAAAATTGTTTTAAATACAGAGGTTTTGCCTGTTATAAGCCATACTCCTGATATTGGATATCTTTCTAAAAATCCTCCTGAGATTATTCAGGTTAAGATAAAAAATCCGCGGATATACAAAAACTGCCAGATTTATCTAACTGAGATTGGCTGGGAAAGAGCAAAAAGGAAAGATGATATCCTTTACATAGATGGAATTCAAAAACTTAGAAAATGGAGAAATAGAATAGGTGTAAAATGTTTTAATAGTAGAACAGGGAAAAGGGCAACATTCTTCTGGAGTGTTTATACAAGATGA
- a CDS encoding glucosaminidase domain-containing protein, with product MDRIDNFYRKLRIFYKRLSGREKITIVLVSFLFFIVLLKAIHDVRTYRIIKKEEFEKAFKFKKVIVLYRTIHRYSDIVPVNCSAVVPITYTKVISLSGLPIPERKKKFIDMVLPSILIVNFYIKQDRDFVKYVKKKIEEGKYLLPNEEEKIKELMEKYKAEDLNELLEKMNVNPVSIVLAQAAIESGWGTSRFFVEANNIFGVWTFNKKYASKIKASKSNVYLKAYPSLLDSVKDYYYSINMSWAYKKFRLVRLKTNDPLLLSNYLEKYSILRERYVEKIKIVIKTNNLTKYDNCRLSPAYIH from the coding sequence ATGGATAGAATTGATAATTTTTATAGGAAATTAAGAATTTTTTACAAAAGACTTTCTGGTAGGGAAAAAATAACAATTGTTTTGGTTTCTTTTCTTTTTTTTATTGTGCTTTTGAAAGCTATCCACGATGTTAGGACTTACAGGATTATCAAAAAAGAAGAATTTGAAAAAGCATTTAAGTTTAAAAAAGTTATTGTTCTGTATAGGACTATCCACAGATACTCTGATATAGTTCCTGTAAACTGTTCTGCTGTGGTTCCTATAACTTATACAAAAGTAATTTCACTAAGCGGGCTGCCTATTCCTGAAAGAAAGAAAAAATTTATAGATATGGTTCTGCCTTCAATCTTAATTGTTAATTTTTATATAAAACAGGACAGGGATTTTGTTAAGTATGTCAAGAAAAAAATAGAAGAAGGTAAATATCTTTTGCCAAATGAGGAGGAAAAGATAAAAGAGTTAATGGAAAAATATAAAGCAGAAGACCTTAATGAGCTTCTGGAAAAAATGAATGTTAATCCTGTCAGTATTGTCCTTGCACAAGCAGCAATAGAAAGTGGATGGGGAACATCAAGATTTTTTGTGGAGGCCAATAATATTTTTGGAGTCTGGACTTTTAATAAAAAGTATGCCTCAAAAATAAAAGCCAGTAAATCTAATGTTTACCTGAAAGCTTACCCAAGCCTGTTAGACTCTGTAAAGGATTACTACTATAGCATAAATATGAGCTGGGCTTATAAAAAGTTTAGACTGGTAAGACTGAAAACAAATGACCCCCTTTTACTTTCTAACTATCTGGAAAAATACTCAATACTAAGGGAGAGGTATGTTGAAAAGATTAAAATTGTTATCAAAACTAACAATCTTACTAAATACGATAACTGCCGCCTTTCTCCTGCTTATATCCATTAA
- the murC gene encoding UDP-N-acetylmuramate--L-alanine ligase: MFRGKVRKIHFIGIGGSGMNGIAQVLLNQGFTVTGSDLKESQTVVSLKEMGAKVFIGHDPKNVEGADVVVYSSAVKPDNPELVRAKELGIPTIPRGEMLAELMRFKYGIAIAGSHGKTTTTSMVGFILGKTGYDPTVVIGGKLEAYGSNAKLGRGEFIVTESDESDGSFLRLTPTIVSINNIDVEHLGFYKNLDDIKQAFIQFANKVPFYGAVAVNIDDPNIRDILPKIEKKVIKFGLSDEADIKGYDLRVVDGRYKFKVNDFGEIHLSIPGKHNVYNALSAISIAYELGVPFCVVKESLENFKNANRRFEIKHTDDITIIDDYAHHPTEIQATIKAAKEMFPDKRLIAVFQPHRYTRVFSLYDQFVESFDIPDITVITDIYPAGENPIDSVSGEKLAQDIRNKTGKNVYYSGDLQKTANLLSSLIRKDDVVLIMGAGSITKLADMLSEKLTSRVEK, from the coding sequence ATGTTCAGAGGAAAAGTTAGAAAAATACATTTTATTGGCATAGGCGGTTCCGGTATGAATGGAATCGCACAGGTTTTATTAAATCAAGGATTCACTGTCACAGGCTCAGACCTTAAAGAAAGTCAGACAGTAGTATCCCTGAAAGAAATGGGAGCAAAGGTTTTTATAGGCCATGACCCCAAAAATGTAGAGGGTGCTGATGTTGTAGTTTATTCCTCAGCTGTAAAACCGGATAATCCTGAGCTGGTCAGGGCAAAGGAGCTCGGTATTCCTACTATTCCACGGGGAGAAATGCTTGCTGAGTTAATGAGATTTAAATATGGCATAGCAATAGCAGGCAGCCACGGAAAAACAACAACGACCTCAATGGTCGGCTTTATACTTGGAAAAACCGGATATGACCCAACTGTTGTTATTGGTGGAAAACTTGAGGCCTACGGCAGCAATGCTAAATTAGGTAGAGGCGAATTTATTGTTACCGAATCAGACGAAAGTGATGGCTCTTTTTTAAGACTTACCCCAACAATTGTTTCCATAAACAACATAGACGTGGAACATCTTGGATTTTATAAAAATCTTGATGATATAAAACAGGCATTTATCCAATTTGCCAACAAAGTTCCTTTTTATGGTGCTGTTGCTGTTAATATAGACGACCCAAACATAAGAGATATACTCCCCAAGATAGAAAAAAAGGTTATTAAGTTTGGCCTATCTGATGAGGCTGATATAAAGGGATATGACCTTAGGGTTGTAGATGGCAGATACAAATTCAAAGTAAATGACTTTGGAGAAATACATCTCTCTATTCCGGGAAAACATAATGTTTATAATGCCTTATCAGCTATATCCATTGCATACGAACTTGGTGTTCCTTTCTGTGTTGTCAAAGAATCCCTTGAGAACTTCAAAAATGCCAACAGAAGATTTGAAATAAAACATACAGATGATATAACAATAATAGATGATTATGCCCATCATCCAACTGAGATACAGGCTACTATAAAGGCTGCCAAAGAGATGTTTCCAGATAAAAGATTAATAGCTGTATTCCAGCCCCACAGATACACCCGTGTTTTTTCTCTTTATGACCAGTTTGTTGAATCATTTGATATTCCAGATATAACTGTTATTACTGATATATATCCAGCAGGAGAAAATCCAATAGACAGTGTTAGCGGAGAAAAACTTGCGCAGGATATAAGAAATAAAACAGGTAAAAATGTTTATTACAGTGGAGATTTACAAAAAACAGCAAACCTTTTAAGCTCTCTTATCAGAAAGGATGACGTAGTTTTAATAATGGGAGCAGGCAGTATAACAAAACTTGCTGATATGCTTTCTGAAAAATTAACAAGCAGGGTAGAAAAATGA
- a CDS encoding nicotinate phosphoribosyltransferase — MRFGFVNEKNMSLLTDLYELTMAQVYFKKGMNKTAIFDFYTRPVENRSYLINAGLEQLIYYLENIRFTEEDIDYLRSTGFFQEDFLEYLKNFRFTGNLYAIDEGEIIFPNEPVVQVEAPIIEAQIIETFLINTLQHPILVATKAMRCYSVARGTILVDFGLRRAHGTDAGMKAARASYIGGFAGTSNVLAGKEYGIPIVGTMAHSFILAHKDEVEAFKDFVSVYPENSILLVDTYNTIQGVYNAIKAIKEMDLKWFKGIRLDSGDLLSLSKQARQILDKEGFKDAIIIASGGINEYKIKQLLDAGAPIDGWGVGTELVVSADLPYLDCAYKLVEYDGKPVMKFSKHKKTLPYKKQIYRFYKDGLFHKDLIAKFDEKIEGGEPILKQYIKDGKLIREIPSLTEIREKAINNLNKLPEELKDIEKTVHILPEISPQIEKTMKELEKKYLGERK, encoded by the coding sequence ATGAGATTTGGTTTTGTCAATGAAAAAAATATGTCTTTATTGACAGACCTTTATGAGCTTACAATGGCTCAGGTATATTTTAAAAAAGGAATGAACAAAACTGCTATCTTTGATTTTTACACAAGGCCTGTGGAAAACAGGTCTTATCTGATAAATGCAGGATTAGAACAACTGATTTATTATCTTGAGAATATTAGATTTACAGAAGAAGATATAGATTATCTCCGTTCAACAGGATTTTTTCAGGAAGATTTCCTTGAATACCTGAAAAATTTCCGTTTTACTGGAAATTTATATGCAATTGATGAAGGTGAGATAATTTTTCCCAACGAGCCTGTAGTTCAGGTAGAAGCCCCTATTATTGAAGCCCAGATAATAGAAACATTTCTTATAAACACCCTTCAGCATCCTATCCTTGTTGCCACAAAGGCAATGAGATGCTATTCAGTTGCAAGGGGAACCATTCTTGTGGATTTTGGTCTCAGAAGAGCCCACGGAACAGACGCAGGGATGAAGGCTGCAAGAGCTTCCTATATTGGTGGATTTGCAGGGACTTCCAATGTTCTGGCAGGCAAGGAATACGGTATTCCGATTGTTGGGACAATGGCTCACTCATTTATCCTTGCCCATAAAGATGAAGTGGAGGCATTTAAAGATTTTGTTTCTGTTTACCCAGAAAACTCAATTTTACTGGTAGATACTTATAACACCATACAGGGTGTTTACAACGCAATAAAAGCAATAAAAGAAATGGATCTAAAATGGTTTAAAGGAATAAGACTGGATAGTGGGGATTTATTAAGCCTTTCAAAACAGGCAAGACAAATACTTGATAAAGAAGGATTTAAAGATGCAATTATAATCGCCAGCGGAGGAATAAATGAATACAAAATAAAACAGCTTTTAGATGCAGGAGCTCCAATTGATGGATGGGGAGTTGGAACAGAGCTTGTGGTTTCTGCTGACCTTCCTTATCTTGATTGTGCATACAAACTTGTTGAATATGACGGAAAACCTGTTATGAAATTCAGTAAACATAAAAAGACTTTACCATACAAGAAACAGATATACAGATTTTACAAAGACGGCTTATTCCACAAAGACCTGATTGCAAAATTTGATGAAAAAATAGAAGGTGGAGAACCTATATTAAAGCAATATATAAAAGATGGAAAACTTATAAGAGAAATACCTTCTCTTACAGAAATCAGAGAGAAAGCTATAAATAATCTAAACAAACTTCCTGAAGAGCTTAAAGACATTGAAAAAACAGTTCATATATTACCTGAGATTAGCCCCCAAATAGAAAAAACTATGAAGGAACTTGAGAAAAAATATTTAGGTGAAAGAAAATGA
- a CDS encoding metal ABC transporter substrate-binding protein — protein sequence MKKIFVLFLLLIAVSYGKPLIVTTVKPVADIISAVEGEKVEYLIPPGASPHVYEFRISQLKQAYKADLFVFLGTGEPKLTGLLESIPENKKIRIIDIPNLKLLKEEDGEIHPALWLDPDNAKIIAEYITKKLSEIDPTNKEIYQQNLQKFLKRIEEIKEYGVKKFSKLPDKKFISYHYAWPYFTKAFGLEYTAVIEMGHGREPTPQHLLKIIKLIKKYKISAIFAAKQFYNPRYTRLITDQTGVKVVFLDPFGINKNYIQMLRFNIDQIYRAKTQ from the coding sequence ATGAAAAAAATATTTGTTTTATTTTTGCTTTTAATAGCTGTTTCCTACGGTAAGCCTTTAATCGTAACAACTGTAAAACCTGTAGCAGATATAATATCCGCAGTAGAAGGGGAAAAAGTAGAATATCTTATTCCCCCGGGGGCATCACCCCACGTTTATGAATTCAGAATATCCCAGCTAAAACAGGCCTACAAAGCAGACCTCTTCGTTTTTCTGGGGACAGGGGAACCAAAGCTTACTGGACTACTGGAAAGTATTCCAGAAAATAAAAAAATAAGAATAATTGATATTCCGAACTTAAAACTTTTAAAAGAAGAAGATGGAGAGATACATCCTGCATTATGGCTTGACCCTGATAATGCAAAAATAATAGCAGAATACATAACAAAAAAATTATCTGAAATAGACCCAACCAACAAAGAGATTTATCAACAAAATCTACAAAAATTTTTAAAGCGGATAGAAGAAATAAAAGAATACGGCGTGAAAAAATTTAGCAAACTACCTGACAAAAAATTTATCTCTTACCATTACGCATGGCCTTACTTTACAAAGGCATTTGGACTTGAGTATACAGCTGTTATAGAAATGGGGCACGGCAGAGAGCCAACCCCCCAACATCTTTTAAAAATAATAAAACTGATAAAAAAATATAAAATATCTGCCATATTTGCGGCAAAACAGTTTTATAACCCAAGATATACCAGACTGATTACTGACCAGACAGGTGTAAAAGTAGTATTCTTAGACCCATTTGGAATAAACAAAAACTACATACAGATGCTTAGATTTAATATTGACCAGATATACAGGGCAAAAACTCAGTAG
- a CDS encoding cation diffusion facilitator family transporter: MENKNKLFVAIALNILIVIAQIVAGLYSGSLALITDAIHNFQDVVSLIIAYVAIIFMAKKPTKRMTFGYLRSEVMAGFINSAFLLGAIFLIILNSIERLFKPEEVQSMYLIVIGGIAFIINAFSAWLLGFHHHHHGEEEHHHHEDLNIKAAYLHLLSDAGISLGVVIGGVIIYFYGIYWVDPLISILFSLYILKETIPVLKKSYMILMEATPSNLNIADIKKEILSIPQIKDVHDIHVWALSSKDIYLSAHVSLEGQTTIEDFNKILEELKERLGRYGINHITVQPEITDFKCEYTY; this comes from the coding sequence ATGGAAAATAAAAATAAGCTTTTTGTGGCAATTGCCCTTAATATTTTGATTGTAATAGCCCAGATTGTTGCAGGACTTTATTCTGGTTCACTGGCTCTTATTACAGATGCTATTCATAATTTTCAGGATGTTGTTTCTCTGATAATTGCTTATGTTGCCATTATTTTTATGGCAAAAAAGCCAACCAAAAGGATGACCTTTGGATATCTTCGTTCTGAGGTAATGGCAGGTTTTATAAATTCTGCGTTTTTACTTGGTGCTATTTTTCTAATAATTCTTAACTCTATAGAAAGGTTATTCAAACCTGAAGAAGTTCAGAGTATGTATCTGATAGTAATTGGTGGAATAGCCTTTATAATTAATGCTTTTTCTGCATGGCTTCTTGGATTTCATCATCACCATCATGGAGAGGAAGAACATCATCACCATGAGGATTTGAATATAAAGGCCGCATATCTACATCTCCTCAGTGATGCCGGTATTTCTCTTGGTGTGGTTATTGGTGGAGTTATTATATACTTTTACGGAATTTACTGGGTTGACCCTTTGATTTCGATACTTTTTAGTTTGTATATTCTGAAAGAAACAATTCCTGTTCTTAAAAAGAGTTATATGATTTTGATGGAAGCAACCCCTTCCAATCTAAATATTGCAGATATCAAAAAGGAAATTCTTTCTATTCCACAGATAAAGGATGTTCATGATATTCATGTGTGGGCTTTGTCCAGTAAAGACATATACCTGTCTGCCCATGTATCACTTGAAGGGCAGACAACAATTGAGGATTTTAATAAAATTCTGGAAGAGCTAAAAGAAAGGCTTGGTAGATATGGTATTAATCATATTACCGTTCAGCCTGAGATTACGGATTTTAAATGTGAATATACCTACTGA
- a CDS encoding RluA family pseudouridine synthase: MIKFDKAMEQEVLTFRTEESGKRLDQFLASAYPEFSRSYYQKLIKDGLVYINDKQIKKPSTKIKEGQEIRLIIPPPEKIEIEPENIPLDIYYEDKDIAVIYKPPHMVVHPSPGHTSGTLVNALLYHFENVSEFGGRERAGIVHRLDKDTAGLMVIAKSEFAHKELQKQFQNREVDKRYIAIITGIPEKSYGLIDIPIGRSIYNRQKMGTVATNLRDALTEYWVKQVWEKHNLTMVDIKLHTGRTHQIRVHFSTIGHPLLNDKIYGFKKSRLPTPEAQKASDILDYHALVAYKLGFKHPRTGEWKEFQLKSLPEPLPEILELLSR, from the coding sequence ATGATAAAATTTGATAAAGCCATGGAACAGGAAGTTTTAACATTCAGAACAGAAGAAAGCGGAAAAAGATTAGACCAGTTCTTAGCCTCTGCATATCCGGAATTTTCAAGGTCTTACTACCAGAAACTAATTAAAGATGGACTGGTTTATATAAATGATAAACAGATAAAAAAACCTTCAACCAAAATAAAAGAAGGTCAGGAAATCAGGCTGATAATACCCCCCCCAGAAAAGATTGAAATAGAACCTGAAAATATTCCCCTTGATATATACTATGAAGACAAGGATATAGCTGTTATATATAAACCACCTCACATGGTTGTTCATCCATCCCCAGGGCATACATCCGGAACACTGGTAAATGCGTTGCTTTATCATTTTGAAAATGTATCTGAGTTTGGAGGCAGGGAAAGAGCAGGAATAGTCCACAGACTTGACAAGGACACTGCAGGATTAATGGTTATTGCCAAATCAGAATTTGCCCATAAGGAACTTCAAAAACAGTTTCAAAACAGAGAAGTGGATAAAAGGTATATAGCAATAATAACCGGCATTCCAGAAAAATCTTACGGACTAATTGATATTCCAATAGGCAGGTCAATCTATAACAGGCAAAAAATGGGAACTGTGGCAACAAATCTCAGGGATGCTCTTACAGAATACTGGGTTAAACAGGTATGGGAAAAACATAATCTAACAATGGTTGATATAAAACTTCATACAGGCAGAACACATCAGATAAGAGTTCATTTTTCTACCATAGGACATCCTCTACTGAATGATAAAATCTACGGCTTTAAAAAAAGCAGACTGCCAACACCGGAAGCACAAAAAGCATCAGATATACTTGATTATCACGCTCTTGTGGCGTATAAACTGGGATTTAAACATCCAAGAACAGGGGAATGGAAGGAGTTTCAGTTGAAATCTTTGCCAGAGCCTTTACCAGAAATATTAGAGCTTTTATCCAGATAA
- a CDS encoding class I SAM-dependent methyltransferase: MPKTEPFEHFYQRYEHWFEKHYSAYLSEIDALKKVIPDGKGIEIGTGTGRFSIPFGIKYGIEPSLKMARIAKSRGIQIVRGIAEKLPVKNNQFDFVLMVTTICFVDDLKRSFEETARILKKDGYIVLGYIDKNSPLGQFYLRHKDQNPFYKYATFYSTEEVVSLLKETGFGDFVFYQTIFRMLDQIKEPEPVIEGYGKGSFVALRAKKLSG; this comes from the coding sequence ATGCCAAAAACTGAACCTTTTGAGCATTTTTATCAAAGATATGAACACTGGTTTGAAAAACATTATTCTGCTTATTTATCAGAGATAGATGCCCTTAAAAAAGTCATTCCTGATGGAAAAGGTATAGAGATAGGTACAGGAACAGGTAGATTTTCTATTCCTTTTGGAATCAAATACGGAATAGAGCCCTCTTTAAAAATGGCTCGGATTGCAAAAAGTAGAGGTATCCAGATAGTCAGGGGAATAGCTGAGAAACTGCCTGTTAAAAATAATCAATTTGATTTTGTCCTTATGGTAACAACAATATGTTTTGTGGATGATTTGAAAAGATCCTTTGAAGAAACTGCAAGAATCTTAAAAAAGGATGGCTATATAGTTCTTGGGTATATAGATAAGAATTCTCCTCTGGGTCAGTTTTATCTAAGGCATAAAGACCAGAACCCATTTTATAAATATGCAACATTTTACTCAACAGAAGAAGTTGTTTCTTTGCTGAAAGAAACAGGGTTCGGTGATTTTGTTTTTTATCAAACTATTTTTAGAATGCTTGATCAGATAAAAGAACCTGAACCTGTAATAGAAGGTTATGGAAAAGGTTCTTTTGTTGCACTCAGGGCAAAGAAATTATCTGGATAA